GGCCATCCAGCAGGCGGCGCAAACGGGCCGCATTGGCGACGGCAAGATCTTCGTCTACGCCATCGAAGAGGCCATCCGCATCCGTACAGGGGAGCGGGGCGGCGACGCGATCTAGCGCCACCGCCCGTCATTCTGGGGGGGCTTGCCCGCCCGGCTCCGGCCTTCGGGCCGGTTCGCCGGCGGTTCGGAGCGAATACGAACCGGATCGCCGCTTTCAGTCAGGCAGCACGACAAACTGGGAACTAAGGTCATGTCCGACGTTAAGACCATTCTCGAAATGATTAAGGAAAACGACGTTAAGTTCGTCGATTTCCGCTTCACCGATCCCAAGGGCAAGTGGCAGCATACCGCCCAGTACGTGACCACCATCGACGAGGAAAGCCTGGTCGAAGGCATCATGTTCGACGGTTCGTCGATCGCCGGGTGGAAGGACATCAACGAGTCCGACATGATCCTGAAGCCCGACCTGAAGTCGGCCTTCATGGATCCGTTCTCGGCTCAGCCGCAGCTCGTCTTGTTCTGCGACGTGCTCGAGCCCTCGACCGGGCAGCCCTATGAGCGTTGCCCGCGCTCGATCGCCAAGAAGGCCCTGTCCTATCTGGCCTCGACCGGCATCGGCGACACCTCGTACTTCGGCCCGGAAGCCGAGTTCTTCGTGTTCGACGACGTGCGCTTCGACGTGTCGATGAACCGCGTCATGTACGAAGTCGACAGCGAAGAAGGCCCCTACGTCACCGGCAAGATCTTCGACGAGGGCAACTACGGCCACCGTCCGCCGATCAAGGGCGGCTATTTCCCGGTTCCGCCGGTGGACAGCGCCCAGGACCTGCGCGCCGAAATGCTCTCGACCATGGCCGAGATCGGCATGCCCGTCGAAAAGCACCACCACGAAGTGGCGCCGTCGCAGCATGAACTGGGTGTTCGCTTCAACACCCTGATCGAAGCCGCCGACGACATGCAGAAGTACAAGTATGTCGTTCACATGGTCGCCCATGCCTATGGCAAGACCGCGACCTTCATGCCCAAGCCGATCGCCGGCGACAACGGGTCGGGCATGCACGTCCATCAGTCGATCTGGAAGGATGGCAAGCCGCTGTTCGCCGGTTCGGGCTATGCCGACCTGTCGGAAATGGCCCTTTACTACATCGGCGGCATCATCAAGCATGCCAAGGCGCTGAACGCCTTCACCAATCCGTCGACCAACTCGTACAAGCGCCTGATCCCCGGCTTCGAAGCCCCGGTTCTGCTGGCCTATTCGGCCCGCAACCGCTCGGCCTCCTGCCGTATCCCCTATGTGGCGAGCCCGAAGGGCAAGCGCGTCGAGGTTCGTTTCCCCGATGCCGCCGCCAACCCCTATCTGGCTTTCGCCGCCATGATGATGGCCGGCATCGACGGGATCGAGAACAAGATCCATCCGGGCGACCCGATGGACAAGAACCTCTACGACCTGCCCCCCGAAGAACTGATGGGCATCCCCACGGTTTGCGGCTCTCTGCGCGAAGCGCTTGACAGCCTGAACGCCGACCGTGACTTCCTGAAGAAGGGTGGCGTCTTCACCGACGACATGATCGATGGCTATGTCGCCCTGAAGTGGGAAGAGGTTTACAACCTCGAGCATGCTCCCCACCCGATCGAATACAAGATGTACTACTCGGTCTGATCGGGCTCTTTCGGGTCCAGGGATATCGGGCGTCACCGCCCCTCCCTGGCCCCGACCTTTTTTGATAAAGCCCCGTCGGCAGCCTGTCGGCGGGGCTTTATTTTTGTCATCGATCCAAAGTCTCGAGCCGCGTCGCTCAATCGTGGCCGGATTTCAACGAGCATGAGGAGACCAAGATGTCGTTCAAACACGTTGTGGCCCTGGCGGCCGCCTTCGGCCTGCTGGCCGGCTCGGCCAGCGCCGAGGAACTGACTGGAACGCTGAAGAAGATCAAGGAAACCGGTGAAATCGCCATCGGTCACCGGGATTCCTCGATCCCCTTCTCCTATCTCGACGATAATCAGAAGCCGATCGGCTATGCCATGGACATCTGCGCCCATGTCGTCGAGGCGGTGAAGGCCGAACTGAAGCTCGATACCCTGGCCGTCAAGCTGACGCCGGTGACCTCGGCCACCCGTATTCCGCTGATCGCCAATGGCACCGTCGATCTGGAATGCGGCTCGACCACCAACAACCTCGATCGCCAGCAGCAGGCCAGCTTCACCAACAGCCATTTCCTGACCGCCAGCCGCTTTGTTTCCAAGAAGACCAGTAATCTCAAGTCGATCGACGACCTGAAGGGCAAGACCGTGGTGTCGACCGCCGGCACCACCAACATCAAGCAGGTCAACGAGCTCAACACCGCCCGCGGGCTCGGCATCAAGATCATCCCGGCCAAGGATCACGCCGAGGGCTTCTTGATGGTCGAAACCGATCGCGCCGTCGCCTTCGCCATGGACGACATCCTGCTCGCCACCCTGGTCGCCGGATCGAAGACCCCGTCGGCCTATGTCATCTCGGAAGACGCCTTCTCGCTGCCCGAGCCCTACGGCATCATGCTGCGCAAGGATGACCCCGCCTTCAAGGCGGTGGTCGATCGGGCCACGGCGGCGCTTTACACCAGCCCCGAAGGCCCCAAGCTGTTTGCCAAGTGGTTTGAGAACCCCATTCCGCCCAAGGGCCTCAACGTCAACCTGCCTTTGGCCGGCGCCATGAAGAACGCCCTCGCCCATCCCAGCGATTCGGCCGACCCCAAGGCCTATCTGGCCCCGTAAAGCCGGTCAAGGCCCCTAGGATAAGGCTCACCGGGCTCACCGGGGCGGTTCGCGCCCCGCCCGGTGGGCCCCCTCCGCGCGCCCCCGCGCTCCGACGGAGACTGACCCCGTGAATTATACCTGGAACTGGTCGATCTTCTGGCAACTCTCGCCCGAAGGCAACGGCACCTATCTCGATACCCTGATGTCGGGCCTTTACTGGACGATGGCGACCGCGCTGGCCGCCTGGGCCCTGGCCCTGGTGCTTGGCGGCATGATCGGCATCATGCGGACGCTGCCTTCAAAGGGCCTGCAGCGCCTTGGCGCGGCCTATGTCGAAGTGTTTCGCAATATCCCGCTGCTGGTGCAGCTTTTCCTTTGGTACTTCGTGCTGCCGGAACTCTTGCCGCCGTCCTGGGGATTGTGGCTCAAGCAGATTCCCGACGCCCCCTTCTATACCTCGGTCGTCGGCATCGGCTGCTTCACCTCGGCCCGCGTCGCCGAGCAAATCCGCGCCGGGATCACCACCCTGCCGCGCGGACAAGCCATGGCCTCGACGGCCCTTGGCCTGACCCTGCCCCAAACCTACCGCTATATTCTGCTGCCGATGGCCCTGCGCATCGTCCTGCCACCGCTGACCTCGGAATTCCTCAACACCGTCAAGAACACCTCGGTCGCCCTGACCATCAGCCTGATGGAACTGACGGCGCGAACGCGGGCGATGCAGGAATTCTCGTTCCAGGTCTTCGAAGCCTTCGCCGCCGCCACCCTGATCTACGTTCTGATCAACGTGGTGGTGGTCGCCGTCATGCGTGTGATCGAGCATCGTGTCGCGGTGCCCGGTTTCAACGTCGGCAAGTAAGGAAAACGCCGATGTTCGCAACCCTCGACTTCGATGTCATCGCCCGCTCGATCGGCTATCTGTTCTATGACGGGATGACCTTCACCCTGGGGCTGACCTTGCTCGGCACCCTGGCCGGCGGGCTGCTTGGCACGGCCTTGGCCATGCTGCGGCTGTCCAGCCTGCCCGTTCTTCCCCATCTGGCGACGCTCTATATCAATCTGATGCGCTCGATGCCGCTGGTTCTGTTGATTTTCTGGGTCTACTTCATGGTCCCCTATCTGGGGCAATGGATCTTGGGAACCGATCGGCCGATGCAGGTCGGCACCTTCACCTCGTCGCTGCTAACCTTCACCCTGTTCGAAGCGGCCTATTTCGCCGAGATCATGCGCTCGGGCATCCAATCGGTCTCGCGCGGGCAGACGGCGGCGGCCCAGGCCCTTGGCCTCACCTATTTCCAGTCGATGGGCCATGTGGTGCTGCCCCAGGCGTTCCGTGCCATGCTGCCGGTGCTTCTGACCCAGGTGATCGTGTTATTTCAGGACACCTCGCTGGTCTATGTGCTGTCGATCACCGATTTCCTTGGTGCGGCGAGCAAAGTGGCGCAGCGCGATGGCCGGCTGGTCGAAATGTACCTTTTCGCCGCCGTCGTCTATTTCGCCATCTCGTTCGCCGCCTCGCTGTTGGTCAAGCGCATTCAGGCGCGCACCGCTATCATTCGCTGATGAAGGCCCCAGAGATGATCGAAATCACCCACGTTGATAAATGGTATGGGACCTTTCAGGTTCTGAAGGATTGCACCACCCAGGTTGCCAAGGGCGAGGTCGTCGTTGTCTGCGGCCCGTCCGGATCGGGGAAGTCGACCCTGATCAAATGCGTCAACGCCCTGGAGCCCTTTCAGAAGGGCGATATCACCGTCGATGGCGTCCGCGTCACCGATCCCAAGATCTCGCTGCCCAAGCTGCGGGCCCGCGTCGGCATGGTTTTCCAGCATTTCGAGCTGTTTCCCCATCTCTCGGTGCTCGACAACCTGTGTCTGGCCCAACAAAAGGTGCTGGGGCGCGGCCGCGACGAAGCCATGGCCAAGGGGGAAGCCCTGCTCAAGCGCGTCGATCTCGCCGCCCATGCCCGGAAATTTCCCGGGCAGCTGTCGGGCGGGCAGCAGCAGCGCGTGGCGATCGCCCGCGCCCTGGCGATGGACCCCATCGCCATGCTGTTTGACGAGCCGACCTCGGCGCTTGATCCCGAGATGATCAACGAGGTTCTCGACGTCATGGTCGAATTGGCGCGCGAGGGCATGACGATGATGGTGGTCACCCACGAGATGGGCTTCGCCCGCAAGGTCGCCCATCGGGTGATCTTCATGGATCGCGGCGAGATCGTTGAAGACAGCGCCAAGGACGCGTTCTTCAACACCCCGCACAGCGACCGGGCACAACAGTTTTTGTCAAAGATCCTCGTTCACTAAGCGTTTCCCAGGCCGGAGCGCCTCTCCGGCAAGGACAAGAACCGATTACCACGCGGGCGCCAAGGGGATACCCCCCTTCGGCGCCCGTTTTTTATGTCTTCATCTTATAAAAACCATCCAAAAAGTCCGTTTATCCGCGCTATCCCGCCGTGCGGTACTGAAGAACCAATCAGAAAACTTGCGGAACCGAAGTCACGGGTCGTCGTTAACTGTTCAACATGCTCACTTCGAGACACACGTTCTGGAGAAAAGACCCATGGCAGGATCCTCGATCATCTTCTTTCTGGCCATCCTCACCTTGCTCGCGGGCATCGTCGTCGCCCTCTATCAGCTCTACAAGACCGATCAGGCGCAGAAGAACGACTCCCACTCGGCCCTGACCAAGGACCATGGCGGCGAAGCGCCCAATCCGCAGCCCGGGTCCACCCCGCTTCCCCAGCCCGGCGAAATGCCCCCCGCCCCTCCGGGCAAGCCGCCGCTTTACCCCAACCAGCCCGGTCAACCGATCGGCTGACGCGGATAAGGCCGGACCCCCGTCCGGCCTTTCCCCCACGCTCACGGAAAAAGGGACTCGCCATGGCTGAAATCCCGCTTCCCTCGGCCCCCTTGGCTTCGGCCAGCACCGGTCTGTTCAAATCCTTCGGCGTGACCTCGGCAACCGCCTGGGTCCCGCTCGCCAATCCCCTGGCTCCCGATCCCCCGCGCTCGGAAGAAGCCAGCGCCGGGATGCCGGTATCGCCCCAGGATCTTTTTGCCGCCGCCCTGATCGCCGCCATCGCCCCCCGCAGCCTGCCGCGCACCGCCCTGGCCAGCAGTCAGCGCCCTCCCCTCTCGGCCGACCAGTCGCCGCTGACGGCGGCTTCGCGGGATCGGGCTTTCAACGAAGGCGATTGGCTTGGCTTCGAAGACGGCACCGCGCCGCCGACCCTGGTCAGCCGGGGAAACCGCGCTTATTCCTTAAGCGACCATCTCGACCGGCCGATCTTCGCCTGATCCTGATCCGGCGGGTTTTATAGGGAGCGGCGGGCGGAGACCGGGATGCCGGGGTCCGCCCGCTTACCCCTGTTCAGCCACCGCAAGGCCGGTGCCCACCGCTGGCGGCACAATCAGGCGGCGTTGACAGGGTGGAGGTCGGAGGGCTACCGTTTTCTCTTTCGGCGAGAGAGGCTTGGCTTTCTTCGCCCAGAGCGCCCCCTCCGACAGAGTGGGGAGTGAGAGATCGGCTCATTTTCCAGAATGGAAATCCCATGACTGCGCCCATGAACGTGATTGACGATTACTATGTTTCTCTGGGTAAAATTGGAATTTTGAATTACAGAACCATGGATGAAAGCGGAGAAAACGCGTTTCTTCGCAAATATCTTCCTTCGTTATCCTCGCCAACCATCCTTGATGTCGGCGCCAATATAGGCGGCTATTCCAAGGCCATTCTCAGGGAATCTCCCTCGGCCCGGGTTTACGCCTTCGAACCCCACCCGATCACCTTTGGAAACCTTACGAAAGACACCGCGGAAGACCGCTTCCACGCCCTGAATATCGGCATTGGCGCCAAAGAGGAAACGCTGGACTTCTATGATTACCGCGACGAGGACGGCAGTTCCCACGCCTCGCTCTACAAGGAGGTGATCGAAGACATCCATCACCGCCCGTCAACCAGCCATCGCGTTTCCATCCGTCGCCTGGATGATGTCTGCGCCGAGCTTGGCCTGCCTCACATCGCGCTTTTGAAGATCGACACCGAGGGGCACGAACTGGCGGCCCTTCAGGGGGCCGAACGCCTGATCCGTTCCGGGGCGATCGATGTCATTCAGTTCGAATTCAACGAGATGAACGTCATTTCGCGCTGCTTCTTCAAGGATTTCTGGGATTTCCTGCCCGATTACCGCTTCTTCCGGCTGCTGCCCCACGGCTCGATCGAGATAAAGACCTATATCCCCTCGTTCTGCGAAATCTTCGCCTTTCAAAACATCGTCTGCGTCAAAAAAGACCTGCCCGAGTTTTTCTAAAAAAGCCGGCTTATTCCGCCGGCTTGCCCGCGCCCTCGGGGGTTTCGGCCAGGGCGCGGTCAAGGGCTTGGCCCACGGCGCCGGCCGAGCGGGTGAAGGGCGCCAGCAGATCATAGAGAACCGGGGTGACGAACAGGGTGAGCAGCGAGGCCAGCCCCAGACCGCCGATGACGACGATGCCGATCGCCTCGCGGCTTTCCGCCCCCGCCCCCGACGACCAGGCCAGCGGCACCGCGCCAAGAATGGTGCAGATGACGGTCATCAGGATCGGCCGCAGGCGCAGGCTGGCGGCTTCAAGGATGGCCTCGCGCACGCTTCGCCCCTCGTCGCGCAGCTGATTGGCGAACTCCACGATCAAGATGCCATTCTTCGCCGTCAGGCCGATCAGCAAAACGATGCCGATCTGGCTGTAAACATTGATCGAATTGCCCGTCGCCCATAGCGACAGCAAAGCCCCCGACACCGCCAGCGGCACCGACAGCATGATGATCAAAGGATGGAGGAAGCTTTCGAACTGGGCGGCCAGCACCAGATAGACGATGACCAGGGCCATCAAAAAGGTGAACAGCACCCCCCCCGAGGTTTCCAGGAATTCCTTGGATTGCCCGGCCAGGGAAAGCCGGGCTTCGGGCGGCACGGTTTGGCTGGCGAGCGCCATCACGTCGTCGATCGCCTGCCCCATGTCGTAACCGGGCGCCAGCGCGCTTTGCAAGGTGATCGACGGCAGGCGGGCGTAGCGATTGAGATCGGGGGCGCCGGCGGTTTCCTTGAGGATCACCAGGGCATCGAGCGGCACCAGAGCGCCGCCCTTTTCGGCGCGCACGAAGGTATTGCTCAAATCCGAGGGTGTCCGCCGATCCTCGGGCCGGGCCTGGACCACCACCTGATACTCGCGCCCGCGATCAACGAAGCGCGTCACCTCGCGCGAGGCCAGCATGGTCTGCAGGGTTTGGCCGATGGCCTCCACCCCGACCCCCAGATCATCGGCGCGGTCGCGGTCGATGCCGACGCTGAGCTGGGGTTGGTTTTGTTCGAAATCGAGTTCGGGATTGATCAACCCGGGCAATTCCTCGGCCCGCTTGAGCAGGGCGTTGGCCCAGACCTCGACCTCGGCGTAATCGGGGCCGCCGATCACCACCTGCAAGGGGGTGCGGCTGCCGCGCAGCCCCAGGCCGGCGGGCACCACCGGCGTCGCCGTCGCCCCGGCCAGCTTGCCCAGGTCCTTGCGCAGGCTCTCGGCCAGGGCGGAGGCGGTGCGCCCGCGGTTTTCCCAATCGTCCAGGCGGATGACGACATAGCCACGATGGGGGCGGTTCCATTGGCCGACCTGGGCCAGAACCCCCACCGCCTCGCCGCGATCGAGCACCGGCTGAACGGCGGCCTCCACGGCGCGGATTTGGGTATCGGTATAACGCGTATTGGCCCCTTGCGGTCCGTTGAGGCTGACCACCACCACCCCGCGATCCTCGACCGGAACCAATTCCTTGGGCAGCCCCTGATAGAGCCAGAACGACGCGCCGCCGCAGAGCAGGGCGACCGTCAACACGACCATCGGCAGGCCGAGAACCGCCGACAGGGCCCGCTGATAGCCCCGGCTCAGGGTGCCGAAGGCGTAATTGAGGGCATGGGCCAGCCGGCCCTCGGCCTTGCCCTCGGCCAGCACGCCAGCGGCCAGCGGCGGGCAGAGCGTCAGGGCGACCAGCATCGAGATCGCCACCGCGCAGGCCAGCACGAAACCGAATTCGGTGAACAGCCGGCCGACCGTGCCCTCCATGAAGGAAATCGGCACGAAGACGGCGATCAGGGTCAACGAGGTGGCGACCACGGCGAAAGTGACCTGCCGGGTGCCGCGCGCCGCCGCCACCAGCTTGGGCTCGCCGGCCTCGATGCGGCGCTGGATGTTCTCAAGCACGACGATGGCGTCATCGACCACCAGCCCGATCGACAAGATCAAGGCGAGCAAGGTCAGCAGGTTGATCGAAAAGCCCAGCAGCAAAATGCCGATGAAGGTGCCGATCACCGCCACCGGGATGGTCACCGTCGGCACCAAGGTGGCGCGGATCGAGCCGAGAAAGGCGAAATTGACGATGATGACGATCAGCCCCGACAGGCCGAGGGTCAAGATCACCTCGTGGATCGAGCGGTTGATGAACAGGGCGTCGTCGGACGACACCTCCAGGCTCATCCCCTCGGGCAGGCTGGGACGCAAGCGGTCGATCTCGGCGCGGATGCGATTGGAAATCGCCACCGTATTGGCCTGGGAC
The DNA window shown above is from Rhodospirillum rubrum ATCC 11170 and carries:
- the glnA gene encoding type I glutamate--ammonia ligase → MSDVKTILEMIKENDVKFVDFRFTDPKGKWQHTAQYVTTIDEESLVEGIMFDGSSIAGWKDINESDMILKPDLKSAFMDPFSAQPQLVLFCDVLEPSTGQPYERCPRSIAKKALSYLASTGIGDTSYFGPEAEFFVFDDVRFDVSMNRVMYEVDSEEGPYVTGKIFDEGNYGHRPPIKGGYFPVPPVDSAQDLRAEMLSTMAEIGMPVEKHHHEVAPSQHELGVRFNTLIEAADDMQKYKYVVHMVAHAYGKTATFMPKPIAGDNGSGMHVHQSIWKDGKPLFAGSGYADLSEMALYYIGGIIKHAKALNAFTNPSTNSYKRLIPGFEAPVLLAYSARNRSASCRIPYVASPKGKRVEVRFPDAAANPYLAFAAMMMAGIDGIENKIHPGDPMDKNLYDLPPEELMGIPTVCGSLREALDSLNADRDFLKKGGVFTDDMIDGYVALKWEEVYNLEHAPHPIEYKMYYSV
- a CDS encoding amino acid ABC transporter substrate-binding protein, which produces MSFKHVVALAAAFGLLAGSASAEELTGTLKKIKETGEIAIGHRDSSIPFSYLDDNQKPIGYAMDICAHVVEAVKAELKLDTLAVKLTPVTSATRIPLIANGTVDLECGSTTNNLDRQQQASFTNSHFLTASRFVSKKTSNLKSIDDLKGKTVVSTAGTTNIKQVNELNTARGLGIKIIPAKDHAEGFLMVETDRAVAFAMDDILLATLVAGSKTPSAYVISEDAFSLPEPYGIMLRKDDPAFKAVVDRATAALYTSPEGPKLFAKWFENPIPPKGLNVNLPLAGAMKNALAHPSDSADPKAYLAP
- a CDS encoding amino acid ABC transporter permease, with product MNYTWNWSIFWQLSPEGNGTYLDTLMSGLYWTMATALAAWALALVLGGMIGIMRTLPSKGLQRLGAAYVEVFRNIPLLVQLFLWYFVLPELLPPSWGLWLKQIPDAPFYTSVVGIGCFTSARVAEQIRAGITTLPRGQAMASTALGLTLPQTYRYILLPMALRIVLPPLTSEFLNTVKNTSVALTISLMELTARTRAMQEFSFQVFEAFAAATLIYVLINVVVVAVMRVIEHRVAVPGFNVGK
- a CDS encoding amino acid ABC transporter permease — translated: MFATLDFDVIARSIGYLFYDGMTFTLGLTLLGTLAGGLLGTALAMLRLSSLPVLPHLATLYINLMRSMPLVLLIFWVYFMVPYLGQWILGTDRPMQVGTFTSSLLTFTLFEAAYFAEIMRSGIQSVSRGQTAAAQALGLTYFQSMGHVVLPQAFRAMLPVLLTQVIVLFQDTSLVYVLSITDFLGAASKVAQRDGRLVEMYLFAAVVYFAISFAASLLVKRIQARTAIIR
- a CDS encoding amino acid ABC transporter ATP-binding protein — protein: MIEITHVDKWYGTFQVLKDCTTQVAKGEVVVVCGPSGSGKSTLIKCVNALEPFQKGDITVDGVRVTDPKISLPKLRARVGMVFQHFELFPHLSVLDNLCLAQQKVLGRGRDEAMAKGEALLKRVDLAAHARKFPGQLSGGQQQRVAIARALAMDPIAMLFDEPTSALDPEMINEVLDVMVELAREGMTMMVVTHEMGFARKVAHRVIFMDRGEIVEDSAKDAFFNTPHSDRAQQFLSKILVH
- a CDS encoding FkbM family methyltransferase, encoding MDESGENAFLRKYLPSLSSPTILDVGANIGGYSKAILRESPSARVYAFEPHPITFGNLTKDTAEDRFHALNIGIGAKEETLDFYDYRDEDGSSHASLYKEVIEDIHHRPSTSHRVSIRRLDDVCAELGLPHIALLKIDTEGHELAALQGAERLIRSGAIDVIQFEFNEMNVISRCFFKDFWDFLPDYRFFRLLPHGSIEIKTYIPSFCEIFAFQNIVCVKKDLPEFF
- a CDS encoding efflux RND transporter permease subunit, translating into MDVSSLFIRRPVFATVLSLLLVVMGIAAMTRLAVRELPDIDSAVVSVTTPYTGAAPEIVDTDITEVIENAVAGVSGIRTITSQSRRGQGRTVIEFESGVSMDEAVNDVRDAVAKVRGDLPDDIEEPRIAKSDTDSDPVMRLSLTSPRMTPIELTDFADRYIVDRLATIDGVAQVDLYGERRQAIRLWLDRRAMAARQVTVQDVEAALRRANVELPAGEIESASRLLTVRAATLLTSPEAFGSTVIKVVDGYPLRVRDVARVELGVENDDTTVRVEGRDALTMGVLRQSQANTVAISNRIRAEIDRLRPSLPEGMSLEVSSDDALFINRSIHEVILTLGLSGLIVIIVNFAFLGSIRATLVPTVTIPVAVIGTFIGILLLGFSINLLTLLALILSIGLVVDDAIVVLENIQRRIEAGEPKLVAAARGTRQVTFAVVATSLTLIAVFVPISFMEGTVGRLFTEFGFVLACAVAISMLVALTLCPPLAAGVLAEGKAEGRLAHALNYAFGTLSRGYQRALSAVLGLPMVVLTVALLCGGASFWLYQGLPKELVPVEDRGVVVVSLNGPQGANTRYTDTQIRAVEAAVQPVLDRGEAVGVLAQVGQWNRPHRGYVVIRLDDWENRGRTASALAESLRKDLGKLAGATATPVVPAGLGLRGSRTPLQVVIGGPDYAEVEVWANALLKRAEELPGLINPELDFEQNQPQLSVGIDRDRADDLGVGVEAIGQTLQTMLASREVTRFVDRGREYQVVVQARPEDRRTPSDLSNTFVRAEKGGALVPLDALVILKETAGAPDLNRYARLPSITLQSALAPGYDMGQAIDDVMALASQTVPPEARLSLAGQSKEFLETSGGVLFTFLMALVIVYLVLAAQFESFLHPLIIMLSVPLAVSGALLSLWATGNSINVYSQIGIVLLIGLTAKNGILIVEFANQLRDEGRSVREAILEAASLRLRPILMTVICTILGAVPLAWSSGAGAESREAIGIVVIGGLGLASLLTLFVTPVLYDLLAPFTRSAGAVGQALDRALAETPEGAGKPAE